One region of Bactrocera neohumeralis isolate Rockhampton chromosome 5, APGP_CSIRO_Bneo_wtdbg2-racon-allhic-juicebox.fasta_v2, whole genome shotgun sequence genomic DNA includes:
- the LOC126759327 gene encoding uncharacterized protein LOC126759327, with protein sequence MAPKTMESAEAKKKLASFVQQVILLNNTLTFDVLREFDEVAVEVRIEQVDRLEKRFDALYTQLEDNDADDLLAEFTNHYIEVKTKLIRQRHACRASEAHSSTTQPFAGEQTSIIVSQPKQRLPVLQILTFNGQYADWPDFFSMFNTVVHQDVDLTRIEKFQHLRSSLRDAALDTIRSLEISEQNYEKAIDLLRARFDNKRLNFQAHIRNIFQLKRVEGDRVAKLRELSDTVNAHLRALQTMGSKEHIADCLLIQLVSQNLDVKSRAKWEEQTPVSEIPTWNSMARFLEHR encoded by the coding sequence atggcaccCAAGACAATGGAATCAGCTGAAGCCAAGAAGAAGCTGGCTTCATTTGTTCAACAAGTCATCCTACTCAACAACACGTTGACTTTCGATGTCTTGCGTGAGTTCGACGAAGTTGCAGTGGAGGTACGTATCGAGCAAGTGGATAGACTGGAAAAAAGGTTCGATGCTCTCTACACGCAACTAGAGGACAACGACGCTGATGATCTTTTAGCGGAATTTACCAACCACTATATCGAGGTAAAAACCAAGCTGATACGTCAGCGGCACGCTTGCCGAGCTTCCGAAGCTCACAGCTCTACGACGCAGCCGTTTGCTGGCGAACAAACTTCAATTATTGTCTCTCAGCCAAAGCAGAGGTTGCCGGTCCTGCAAATTCTAACATTCAACGGTCAATATGCGGATTGGCCAGATTTTTTCTCAATGTTCAACACCGTTGTACATCAGGACGTAGATCTAACAAGAATTGAGAAATTCCAGCACCTTCGGTCAAGTCTACGTGATGCAGCGTTGGACACCATTCGTTCATTAGAGATAAgtgaacaaaattatgaaaaggCTATTGATTTGCTAAGAGCAAGATTTGATAATAAACGCTTGAATTTCCAGGCTCAtatcagaaatatttttcagctCAAGAGGGTAGAGGGTGATAGGGTTGCCAAACTTCGAGAACTCAGCGATACCGTAAATGCTCACTTGCGAGCGTTGCAAACTATGGGATCCAAGGAACATATTGCTGATTGCTTACTCATTCAACTAGTGTCTCAAAATTTGGACGTCAAATCTCGCGCGAAATGGGAGGAACAAACACCTGTAAGCGAAATACCTACATGGAATTCAATGGCTAGATTTTTGGAGCACCGCTGA